In Longimicrobium sp., the DNA window CCCGCGCACGATGCTTCGTTGCGACCGCCCGGCATCGTCCCGCTCCGTGGCCGCTTCCGCCGATCCGTCCTCCCCGGTTCCTATGACCGAGCCCCAGCCCGCCGCTTCCGCCGCCGAGTCCCGCCTGGTCCGCGCCGTGGGCGTGTGGGCGCTGGCCGCCAGCATCGTGAACATCACCGTGGGCGGCGGGATCTTCCGCCTCCCTGCGGGGGCCGCCGCGGGGCTGGGGCGGGCGGCGCCGCTCTCCTACCTGGCCTGCGCGCTGGTGATGGGGCTCATCGTGCTCTGCTTCGCCGAGGCGGGGAGCCGGGTGGCGCTCACCGGCGGGCCCTACGCCTACGTGGAGGTGGCGTTCGGGGGGTTCCTGGGCTTCCTGGCGGGGGTGCTGCTCTGGGTGGTGGGCACCTTCGCGCTGGCGGCGGTCGCCACCATCTTCGCCGACGCGGTGGGGGGCCTGGTCCCCGCGCTCTCCGGCCGCGCGGGGCGGGGAGCGGTGCTGGCGCTCACCCTGGCGCTCCTGTCGGGGGTCAACGTCCTGGGGGTGCGGCAGGGGACCTCGCTGAACGTGGTGGCGACCGTGGCGAAGCTCCTCCCCCTCCTCCTGCTGCTCGTGGCGGGGCTCTTCGCCGCCCACGCGGCGAACCTGGCGTGGGGCGCGGCGCCATCCGCCGGGGCCGTCTCGCGCACCTCGGTGCTCCTGATCTTCGCCTTCGCGGGGATCGAGACCGCGCTGGTGCCGAGCGGCGAGGTGAAGGACGTGGCCCGCACCGTCCCCCGCGCGGTGTTCCTGGCCATGGCGGGCGTCACGCTCCTCTACGTCGGCCTGCACCTGGTCGCCCAGGGCGTGCTGGGCGACGCGCTCGCGGCCTCGCAGACGCCGCTGGCCGACGCGGCCGCCGTGGCGCTGGGGCCGTGGGGGCGCACGCTGATCCTGGTGGGCGCCGCCGTGTCGATGTTCGGCTACGTGAGCGGGATGACGCTGGCGGTGCCCCGCGCGCTCTTCGCGCTGGGGCGTGACGGGTTCCTGCCGCGCGCGCTGGCCTCGGTGCACCCGCGCCGGCGCACGCCGCACGTGGCGATCGCCGTGCAGGCGGTGGTGGTGTGGCTGCTGGCCGTCACCAGCGGCTTCGAGCGGCTGGCGATCCTGGCCAACCTCTCCACCCTCCTCCTCTACGCCGGGTGCTGCCTGGCCGCCTGGGAGCTCCGCCGCCGCGACGTGCGGGCCGGCGGCGTCCCCTTCCGCGTCCCCGGCGCGGCCGTGGTCCCCTGGCTGGCGCTCGCGGCCATCGCCT includes these proteins:
- a CDS encoding APC family permease, translating into MTEPQPAASAAESRLVRAVGVWALAASIVNITVGGGIFRLPAGAAAGLGRAAPLSYLACALVMGLIVLCFAEAGSRVALTGGPYAYVEVAFGGFLGFLAGVLLWVVGTFALAAVATIFADAVGGLVPALSGRAGRGAVLALTLALLSGVNVLGVRQGTSLNVVATVAKLLPLLLLLVAGLFAAHAANLAWGAAPSAGAVSRTSVLLIFAFAGIETALVPSGEVKDVARTVPRAVFLAMAGVTLLYVGLHLVAQGVLGDALAASQTPLADAAAVALGPWGRTLILVGAAVSMFGYVSGMTLAVPRALFALGRDGFLPRALASVHPRRRTPHVAIAVQAVVVWLLAVTSGFERLAILANLSTLLLYAGCCLAAWELRRRDVRAGGVPFRVPGAAVVPWLALAAIAWLLTSIRRDEWLVMAAVLAGAAVLYAVARGVRGGDTGRAAPPSPSPRDEDRPGRGETPRPG